A genomic stretch from Leishmania donovani BPK282A1 complete genome, chromosome 36 includes:
- a CDS encoding glycerophosphoryl diester phosphodiesterase, putative, whose amino-acid sequence MRSASTMCQRWPQHTNIAQDNQAHHKPLIQRFVRDGANPRPQLRFLLHSPDSKFPVCVACHRGDWRNYVENTLEAVESCIQMGADIVEVDVWRTSDGALILMHDETLDRTTNGKGRVCDHTLAEVRALRLKDGLGNMTEFTVPTVEEVLLLAKDRVILNLDKADVYLDELYPLLVKTGMVEQTILKSEIPFDELCKRYSADLLNRVIFMPILNITDTTTYESIDRAFAANHALYEVNFEKENADMLQYIRKLAKNSGAALWINTIWPTTCGGYSDDHALRDKDANWGYVVEHIGAGIIQTDRPAMLLAYLQERGCR is encoded by the coding sequence ATGAGGTCAGCGTCGACCATGTGCCAGCGGTGGCCCCAGCACACGAACATCGCGCAGGACAACCAGGCCCACCACAAGCCGCTGATCCAGCGATTTGTCCGTGATGGAGCGAACCCGCGCCCTCAGCTGCGCTTCTTACTGCACTCCCCCGACTCGAAGTTCCCGGTCTGCGTCGCATGCCACCGCGGTGACTGGCGCAACTACGTCGAGAACACGCTCGAGGCTGTGGAAAGCTGCATCCAGATGGGGGCTGACATAGTCGAAGTCGATGTCTGGCGCACAAGTGACGGCGCGCTCATCCTCATGCACGACGAGACGCTCGACCGTACAACGAATGGTAAAGGTAGGGTGTGCGATCACACTCTTGCCgaggtgcgtgcgctgcgtctGAAGGACGGACTTGGCAACATGACGGAGTTCACGGTGCcgacggtggaggaggtgctaCTCCTGGCGAAGGACCGCGTCATCCTCAACTTGGACAAGGCCGACGTCTACCTGGATGAGCTCTACCCTCTGCTCGTGAAGACGGGGATGGTGGAGCAGACGATTCTAAAGTCGGAGATTCCCTTCGATGAGCTGTGCAAGCGGTACTCTGCGGATTTGCTCAACCGTGTTATTTTCATGCCCATTTTGAATATCACGGACACCACAACGTACGAGAGCATCGACCGCGCCTTTGCCGCCAACCACGCCCTGTATGAGGTGAACTTCGAGAAGGAAAATGCCGACATGCTGCAGTACATTCGAAAGCTCGCCAAGAACTCGGGTGCGGCGCTGTGGATCAACACCATTTGGCCGACCACCTGCGGCGGTTACAGCGATGACCACGCGCTGCGTGACAAGGACGCGAACTGGGGCTATGTGGTTGAACACATCGGGGCCGGCATCATACAGACAGACCGGCCTGCGATGCTGCTCGCGTACCTCCAAGAGCGTGGCTGTCGCTAA